One genomic window of Mesorhizobium loti includes the following:
- a CDS encoding recombinase family protein, translated as MYELKALGHSDSPSGKEDILGRNHRHFHAKNRTALYLRVSTPEQKPDLQYDGLHGYAARAGLEIVGDYCDIAVSGRREGRPRLNALMASVRNREVDCVLVWKFDRFARSTRHLLIALEEFDHLGVRFISVQDQIDTASPMGRAMFTIIAAMAELESSLISERVTAGMQAARSRGKHLGRPSLPILLVEEIEVLAASTDLSIRKIQEKIGGKASRGRVGEIVKRVRSAKASTG; from the coding sequence GTGTATGAATTGAAGGCGTTAGGACATAGCGATTCGCCGTCCGGAAAGGAAGACATTCTGGGACGCAATCATCGTCACTTCCATGCCAAAAACCGCACGGCACTTTACCTGCGCGTCTCCACGCCGGAGCAGAAGCCCGATCTGCAATATGATGGGTTGCATGGCTACGCTGCGCGCGCCGGACTGGAGATCGTCGGAGACTACTGCGACATTGCGGTGTCAGGCCGCCGCGAGGGACGCCCCCGGCTCAACGCCTTGATGGCGAGTGTTCGTAACCGTGAGGTCGATTGTGTCCTGGTCTGGAAATTCGACCGTTTCGCCCGCTCCACACGTCACCTTCTGATCGCCCTCGAGGAATTCGATCACCTCGGCGTGCGCTTTATCAGCGTTCAGGATCAGATAGACACCGCAAGCCCCATGGGGCGGGCCATGTTCACCATCATCGCAGCCATGGCAGAATTGGAGTCCTCTTTGATTAGCGAGCGCGTCACCGCTGGAATGCAGGCGGCGCGATCGCGCGGCAAGCATCTCGGACGGCCAAGTCTCCCAATTCTGTTGGTTGAAGAGATCGAGGTGCTTGCCGCATCAACCGATCTGAGCATTCGAAAGATTCAAGAGAAAATCGGAGGAAAAGCCAGTCGAGGCCGCGTTGGTGAAATCGTCAAACGCGTCCGATCGGCAAAAGCGTCGACCGGGTGA